One Leptospira fletcheri genomic window carries:
- a CDS encoding UDP-phosphate N-acetylglucosaminyl 1-phosphate transferase gives MHVSTELLVYYSTTFLLSLGLCRLYIGSRRISISDIPNERSMHQAATKKSGGIWIFFSSSLILVLWSYFGRSEFPLHWWTGVFFFFLVGFGDDVKGLSPYLRFGAEFVFLIAWIGLAPFRISLFGMDLGVSPGGYGEIALISLYLLFFVNLCNFMDGLDTYLASNLVFTAFATILLTGNDLPFSYLSIFAALFGFLAWNLPKAKLFLGDSGSLFLGFALGALPFYVQGKRPFEVSDLFFLAPVFFTDGLLTILVRLKKKENIFQAHRIHLYQLFAVRTHHKGFVAFLFTLANLPALLAWAFLPRYWSFFVSLVLYFLAYSYFRRFISRTPVFEKNP, from the coding sequence ATGCACGTTTCTACGGAACTTCTGGTCTATTATTCCACGACTTTTTTACTCTCCTTAGGTCTATGCAGGCTCTATATAGGTTCGAGACGGATTTCGATTTCGGACATCCCGAACGAACGTAGCATGCACCAGGCCGCGACCAAAAAATCGGGAGGGATCTGGATCTTTTTTTCTTCCAGCCTGATTCTTGTCCTATGGAGTTATTTCGGCCGCTCGGAATTTCCTTTGCATTGGTGGACGGGAGTCTTCTTCTTTTTTTTGGTCGGATTTGGGGACGACGTAAAGGGCTTAAGCCCGTATTTGCGTTTCGGGGCCGAGTTCGTATTCCTGATCGCTTGGATCGGCTTGGCTCCGTTCCGGATCTCTTTGTTCGGAATGGATCTTGGAGTTTCGCCGGGAGGTTACGGAGAGATCGCGCTCATTTCCCTCTACCTTCTCTTTTTCGTGAACCTCTGCAATTTTATGGACGGTTTGGACACGTATCTGGCATCCAATCTCGTATTTACCGCTTTTGCAACGATCCTTTTGACCGGTAACGATTTACCGTTTTCTTATCTATCCATCTTCGCCGCGCTGTTCGGCTTTTTGGCGTGGAACCTTCCCAAGGCGAAATTGTTTCTGGGGGATTCCGGTTCCCTATTTCTGGGTTTCGCTCTCGGCGCACTTCCTTTCTACGTCCAAGGCAAAAGGCCGTTCGAAGTTTCCGATTTGTTCTTCTTAGCTCCCGTATTTTTTACGGACGGTCTGCTTACGATCCTCGTCCGGCTGAAAAAAAAGGAGAATATCTTCCAGGCCCATCGCATCCACTTGTACCAACTCTTCGCTGTCCGTACCCACCACAAAGGATTCGTTGCGTTTCTATTTACTCTCGCGAACCTTCCCGCTCTTCTTGCCTGGGCTTTTCTTCCGAGATACTGGTCTTTTTTCGTCTCTCTGGTTTTGTATTTTCTGGCGTATTCGTATTTCAGAAGATTCATATCCAGAACGCCCGTTTTCGAGAAGAATCCGTAG
- a CDS encoding MarR family winged helix-turn-helix transcriptional regulator produces MSSSGRFQSVKYLPRLAEFLNNEIEKSLKEVEDLQSLSASHFEILTFLLRKQKTNMSLIATAIHRKKPTVTVLVGKLEELGLVKRYSSEEDKRETNIELTRKGKSLKRTASKIGSRVLSLKLWGLNLQESEQLFDLLEKIYTHLRNSRKI; encoded by the coding sequence ATGTCGTCCTCGGGAAGGTTTCAATCCGTCAAATATCTTCCTCGCCTCGCGGAATTTCTGAATAACGAAATCGAGAAAAGCCTAAAGGAAGTGGAGGATTTGCAAAGTCTCTCCGCCTCTCATTTCGAAATTCTGACCTTTTTACTTCGAAAGCAGAAAACGAATATGTCCTTGATCGCCACAGCGATCCACAGGAAAAAACCCACCGTTACCGTGCTAGTCGGCAAATTGGAAGAGTTAGGTCTGGTGAAAAGATATTCTTCGGAAGAGGATAAACGGGAAACGAATATAGAACTCACGAGAAAAGGGAAATCCCTGAAGAGAACCGCGTCCAAGATAGGATCGCGCGTTCTCTCTCTGAAACTTTGGGGTTTAAATCTCCAAGAGTCCGAACAACTCTTCGATTTATTAGAAAAAATTTATACTCATCTCAGAAATTCCCGTAAGATCTAG
- a CDS encoding enoyl-CoA hydratase/isomerase family protein, whose protein sequence is MDSIRFAVEDGIGRIGLNTDERNSFTLAEFRKLEEVLDGAAKSTLSALVIASDREGVFSQGLNLSELNSEESRKDLSPFLNHFFGILEKIYFFPSPVIAEVGGHAIGYGAMIAIASDFRMGLANLRMGLPEVKIGIRVPASVARMLANIVGWKETEQHIISGDMYKGSEAFEIGLLDEVYQTSSELKVASSKLAKKISKNSRSAVRASKEGMRHLNRELAEIFKYDKEKTKESLRTSDAHEGVAASITGRRPEFEK, encoded by the coding sequence ATGGATTCCATTCGTTTTGCGGTCGAGGACGGCATAGGGAGAATCGGACTAAATACCGATGAAAGGAACAGCTTTACCTTAGCGGAGTTCCGTAAGTTGGAGGAAGTTCTGGACGGCGCGGCAAAATCGACGTTGAGCGCGCTCGTAATCGCTAGCGATAGGGAAGGGGTTTTTTCCCAAGGTTTGAACCTTTCGGAATTGAATTCCGAGGAGAGCCGAAAGGATCTGTCTCCTTTTCTAAATCATTTTTTCGGAATATTGGAAAAGATTTATTTTTTCCCTTCGCCCGTCATCGCCGAAGTCGGAGGACACGCGATCGGGTACGGCGCGATGATCGCGATTGCAAGCGATTTTCGCATGGGACTGGCGAATCTCAGGATGGGACTTCCCGAAGTCAAGATCGGAATCCGGGTTCCGGCCTCCGTCGCTCGGATGCTTGCGAATATCGTAGGCTGGAAAGAAACGGAACAACATATCATTTCCGGGGATATGTACAAGGGTTCGGAAGCGTTCGAGATCGGATTGCTGGACGAAGTCTACCAGACGTCTTCGGAGCTGAAAGTGGCGTCCTCTAAATTGGCCAAGAAAATCTCCAAAAATTCCCGGTCCGCGGTGAGAGCTTCCAAAGAAGGGATGAGGCATCTGAACCGGGAACTTGCGGAAATATTTAAATATGATAAGGAAAAAACCAAGGAAAGCCTGAGGACTTCAGATGCACACGAAGGAGTGGCGGCTTCCATAACAGGAAGAAGACCCGAATTCGAAAAATAA
- a CDS encoding tetratricopeptide repeat protein has translation MHPMYLRAFGENEDAKQYFLEGYKFQTEGDLKRASFYYRKSLSLRPTAEAWTFLGWVYSLAGKTEKAIEYCHRAIDTDPKLGNPYNDIGVYLMQQKKFLDAVPWLQKAKSAPRYEVRIYPYFNEGCCWESLGYLDRAKKEFEAALKIDPDYEPALLGLKKLMARYN, from the coding sequence ATCCACCCTATGTATTTACGGGCATTCGGAGAGAACGAGGACGCGAAGCAGTACTTTTTGGAAGGATACAAATTCCAAACGGAAGGGGACCTGAAGCGGGCTTCTTTTTACTATAGAAAAAGCCTTTCCCTCCGTCCTACCGCCGAGGCCTGGACGTTTCTGGGTTGGGTGTATTCCTTGGCTGGCAAAACGGAAAAGGCGATCGAATACTGCCACCGCGCCATAGATACGGATCCCAAGCTCGGAAATCCGTACAACGATATAGGCGTCTATCTGATGCAACAAAAGAAGTTTTTGGACGCGGTCCCCTGGTTACAAAAGGCCAAATCCGCACCTAGATACGAAGTTCGGATCTATCCGTATTTCAACGAAGGTTGCTGTTGGGAGAGCCTAGGGTACCTGGACCGGGCCAAAAAGGAGTTCGAAGCCGCATTGAAAATCGATCCGGATTACGAGCCTGCGCTGCTCGGGTTGAAAAAATTAATGGCAAGATATAACTGA
- a CDS encoding efflux RND transporter permease subunit: protein MIFNYLNSTISKRILIIALFILLCVFGFYSWQQLSVEAYPDIADVTSQVITQFPGRAAEEIEEQITIPLERALNGTPGLSVMRSKSTFGLSIITLVFQEGVEDYWSRQRIKERIEGVSLPSGAKPELDPLTSPIGEIFRYTLESNSKDVRELRELQKWLVIPKLKQVPGVADISNFGGITTQFQLEIDPNRLTQFGVSLSQVIDTVQKNNTNSGGSLLKMGDLGYVVRGIGRIRSLSDLGNIVVESNKGVPIYLKDLGELKYGNLERKGIAGKDSNHDVVSGIVLLLRYQNPSVVLKGIHEKVTELNNGLLPKDVKLVPYMDRTDLVKTTLNTVSKTLLEGIALVIIVLVVFLGNVRGAVLVAITIPVSLLIAFILMNFTKIPANLLSMGAIDFGIIVDGAIVMMESVLKAREEDSDRTLTVTDIATVTAGVAKPIFFATIIIITAYFPLFAFERIEKKLFTPMAYTVGYALAGALLVALTLIPGLAYIMYRKPQKLYHNRWLERLSEKYKSVIKSTLDSPKKVFRYFGGALVLTIFFGIFIGKDFLPELDEGSIWLQVQLPPGISIAKGSEMADELRHETLKFEEVSHMVTQLGRNDDGTDSWTPSHIEASVGLKPYDTWKSGKTKRELIGELRAKYATLPGYIVSFSQPMIDNVNDKIAGAHSELVLKVYGEDFRETRELTMKVMGQLRSTHGASDVGIDQEPPLPQIQVRIDREIAARYSLNVSDVSDLVEDAIGGQAIGELFIGEKRYDITVRYAERFRNTPEAIGNLTLTAPNGAKIPIFQVAEVKLTTGESTITREGNRRHLTVKVNLSGRDLSSFVKEAKENIEQNVRFDPEKYQIVWGGQLENQERANKRLAIIVPLVISVMFVLLYAAFGNFRHATLLLLIVPAALLGGLIALILRGMTLNVSSSVGFIALFGVAIQNGVIMVSHLNELKSKGLPLKDLVIQGATSRLRPILMTATVAALGLLPASLATGIGSDVQRPLATVIVYGLFTATGMTLFIIPAIYYRLETIFQGRK from the coding sequence ATGATCTTCAATTACTTAAACTCGACGATTTCCAAAAGAATCTTAATCATAGCGCTTTTTATTCTGCTTTGCGTTTTCGGATTCTATTCTTGGCAGCAACTTTCGGTCGAGGCTTATCCCGACATCGCGGACGTGACTTCTCAGGTGATCACGCAATTTCCCGGTCGGGCCGCGGAAGAAATCGAGGAGCAGATCACGATTCCGTTGGAGCGCGCACTGAACGGAACTCCCGGTCTGTCTGTGATGAGAAGCAAAAGTACGTTCGGGCTCTCGATCATCACTCTCGTGTTTCAGGAGGGAGTGGAAGACTATTGGTCCCGGCAAAGGATCAAGGAAAGGATAGAAGGGGTATCTCTCCCTTCCGGTGCAAAACCGGAATTGGATCCGCTCACTTCCCCCATCGGCGAGATTTTCAGATACACTTTGGAATCGAATTCCAAGGATGTCAGGGAATTGCGCGAGTTGCAGAAGTGGTTGGTCATTCCCAAGCTGAAGCAAGTGCCGGGAGTCGCGGACATCTCCAATTTCGGAGGGATTACCACTCAGTTCCAATTGGAGATCGACCCGAATCGTCTGACCCAATTCGGCGTCTCGCTCTCGCAGGTCATCGATACAGTACAAAAAAATAATACGAATTCCGGCGGTAGTCTTCTGAAAATGGGGGATCTCGGATACGTGGTCCGGGGTATCGGCCGTATCCGCTCTCTTTCGGATCTCGGAAATATCGTAGTGGAGTCGAACAAGGGAGTTCCCATTTATCTGAAGGATTTAGGGGAACTGAAATACGGTAACCTGGAGAGAAAGGGGATCGCGGGAAAAGATTCGAATCACGACGTGGTCTCCGGAATCGTACTCCTATTAAGATACCAAAACCCGAGCGTGGTGCTGAAGGGAATTCACGAAAAGGTGACGGAACTGAATAACGGCCTTCTTCCTAAGGACGTGAAGTTGGTTCCGTACATGGACCGGACCGATCTCGTAAAAACGACCTTGAATACGGTTTCCAAAACCTTACTGGAAGGGATCGCTTTGGTGATCATCGTACTCGTGGTTTTTTTGGGGAATGTGCGGGGAGCGGTACTTGTTGCGATCACGATTCCGGTTTCTCTCCTCATCGCTTTTATCCTGATGAACTTCACAAAAATTCCGGCAAATCTTCTTTCCATGGGAGCCATAGACTTCGGCATCATCGTAGACGGGGCCATCGTAATGATGGAAAGCGTTTTGAAAGCGAGGGAAGAGGATTCGGATCGGACGCTTACCGTCACGGACATCGCGACGGTGACTGCAGGAGTGGCGAAACCGATTTTCTTTGCGACGATCATCATTATCACCGCGTATTTTCCCTTGTTCGCGTTCGAAAGGATAGAAAAGAAATTGTTCACTCCTATGGCCTATACGGTCGGCTATGCGCTTGCAGGCGCGCTTTTGGTGGCATTGACTTTGATTCCCGGTTTGGCTTATATCATGTACCGAAAGCCTCAGAAACTCTACCATAACCGCTGGCTGGAAAGACTTTCCGAAAAGTATAAATCCGTAATAAAGTCCACTCTGGATTCCCCCAAAAAAGTTTTCCGTTATTTCGGAGGCGCATTGGTTCTGACGATCTTTTTCGGAATCTTTATCGGAAAGGACTTCCTTCCCGAATTGGACGAGGGATCGATCTGGCTGCAAGTACAGCTTCCTCCGGGAATTTCCATCGCGAAGGGTTCGGAAATGGCGGACGAGTTGCGTCATGAAACCTTGAAATTCGAGGAAGTCTCCCACATGGTGACTCAGCTCGGAAGGAACGACGACGGAACGGATTCTTGGACTCCTTCCCATATAGAGGCTTCCGTAGGACTGAAACCGTACGACACCTGGAAAAGCGGTAAGACCAAGCGCGAACTCATCGGCGAATTGAGAGCGAAATACGCGACCCTTCCCGGCTATATCGTCAGTTTTTCCCAGCCCATGATAGATAACGTCAATGATAAGATTGCCGGAGCTCATAGTGAGCTGGTTCTGAAAGTTTACGGCGAAGATTTTCGGGAAACCAGGGAACTGACGATGAAGGTGATGGGCCAACTGAGATCCACCCATGGAGCTTCGGACGTAGGGATAGATCAGGAACCTCCTTTGCCTCAAATCCAAGTGCGGATAGACAGGGAAATCGCTGCAAGATACAGTCTAAACGTTTCGGACGTATCCGACCTTGTGGAAGACGCGATCGGAGGGCAGGCGATCGGGGAACTTTTTATCGGGGAAAAAAGATATGATATCACCGTGCGTTATGCGGAACGTTTTCGGAATACTCCGGAGGCGATAGGAAACCTAACCTTAACCGCGCCTAATGGAGCCAAGATCCCGATATTCCAAGTAGCGGAAGTGAAATTGACCACGGGGGAAAGCACGATCACCCGGGAAGGAAACCGTAGGCACCTGACCGTGAAAGTGAATCTAAGCGGACGGGATCTTTCCTCTTTTGTCAAAGAGGCCAAAGAAAACATAGAGCAGAACGTCCGTTTCGACCCGGAAAAATACCAGATCGTCTGGGGAGGGCAGTTGGAAAATCAGGAAAGGGCCAATAAAAGACTCGCGATCATCGTTCCTTTGGTGATCTCCGTGATGTTCGTCCTTCTTTATGCCGCGTTCGGAAACTTCAGACACGCTACGCTCCTTCTTTTGATCGTTCCCGCCGCGTTATTAGGCGGACTCATTGCGCTCATATTGAGGGGAATGACCCTGAACGTCTCTAGTTCCGTAGGGTTTATCGCATTATTCGGGGTGGCGATCCAGAACGGAGTCATCATGGTTTCGCATCTAAACGAACTCAAAAGCAAAGGGCTTCCTCTAAAGGACTTGGTGATCCAAGGGGCTACGAGCAGATTAAGGCCGATCTTGATGACGGCAACGGTCGCCGCCCTGGGATTGCTACCCGCGTCCCTCGCGACAGGGATCGGAAGCGATGTGCAAAGACCTTTGGCTACGGTGATCGTGTACGGATTGTTTACCGCCACAGGAATGACTTTGTTCATCATCCCAGCCATCTATTACCGTTTAGAAACCATCTTTCAAGGCAGGAAGTGA
- a CDS encoding efflux RND transporter periplasmic adaptor subunit yields the protein MKTFIKLLPVLLIVLVSCKKAKKQEPFPEDFIVDGNRISLPENSTLRGRLSTGRIKLKDFRKEVQAPASVEANSTKMAKVTPPLVGRIINIYVKLGDSVKPGQVLFTIDSPELAQAQKDYLSAKAEIIQAEINMNRQKDLFDNGVGMKKDVEQTKTNFEVAKSQLKQAEARLKIYNIDPEKTSLGEPLKVYSPIRGRVISMGLAPGEYHNDPNQNLITIADLSSVWITANVREKDIRFLAEGEDGIARISAYPEDRFEGKVLYIDDILDVETRTVKVRVGFDNPQRKMKPGMFASVTFRSKVGKALLIPAKSIIQENDKKFVFLKISDGNFEKREIVTDDSDSFQDEIVVTDGISDGDEIITEGTFYLLKMK from the coding sequence ATGAAAACTTTTATAAAACTCCTTCCCGTTCTTTTGATCGTGCTCGTCTCCTGCAAGAAGGCGAAAAAACAGGAGCCGTTTCCGGAGGACTTCATTGTAGACGGGAACAGGATTTCCCTGCCTGAAAATTCCACTCTTCGCGGAAGATTGTCCACAGGCCGGATCAAGTTGAAGGACTTCCGAAAGGAGGTCCAAGCCCCCGCTTCCGTCGAGGCCAACTCCACGAAGATGGCGAAGGTGACCCCTCCTTTGGTGGGACGAATCATCAATATATATGTCAAGCTTGGAGACTCGGTAAAACCCGGACAGGTTTTGTTTACGATAGACTCTCCGGAATTGGCTCAAGCGCAGAAGGACTACCTCAGTGCAAAGGCCGAGATCATACAGGCGGAGATCAATATGAATCGCCAAAAGGATCTTTTCGATAACGGCGTAGGGATGAAGAAGGACGTAGAGCAAACGAAGACGAACTTCGAAGTCGCAAAGAGCCAATTGAAACAAGCGGAGGCGCGACTAAAAATCTACAATATCGATCCTGAAAAAACCAGTCTGGGCGAACCTTTGAAGGTGTATTCTCCGATCCGGGGAAGGGTGATTTCCATGGGATTGGCTCCCGGGGAATATCATAATGATCCGAACCAAAACCTAATCACCATCGCCGACTTATCCAGCGTCTGGATCACTGCGAATGTGAGGGAAAAAGATATCCGCTTTCTCGCCGAGGGCGAGGACGGCATCGCCCGCATATCCGCTTATCCGGAGGATCGCTTCGAGGGAAAAGTACTGTACATAGACGATATTCTGGATGTGGAAACGAGAACCGTGAAAGTTCGGGTCGGATTCGACAATCCTCAGAGGAAAATGAAACCGGGCATGTTTGCCAGCGTGACCTTCCGGTCGAAAGTGGGCAAGGCGCTACTCATCCCGGCAAAATCCATCATTCAGGAAAACGATAAGAAATTCGTATTTCTGAAAATATCCGATGGGAATTTCGAAAAAAGGGAAATCGTAACGGACGATTCCGATTCTTTTCAGGACGAGATCGTGGTCACCGACGGAATTTCGGACGGGGACGAGATCATCACGGAAGGTACTTTTTATCTTCTGAAAATGAAATAG
- a CDS encoding TolC family protein, with translation MKKSAFIGFSLFFLGTFPSPSFGQDPLAIGSSNPEIPFGDYLSDVLNNNYELASRKYGVNISEAQIDVARKFPNPNFVVGNQSADISNKHLPQQWYAGFQGTIELGGKRSARVNLATSVADQSRALFADFLLQLRADATITYANSLSILLTIQRKEESLRSLQQLVDSTAIKLKFGDASETDVTQAAIEANLMKNDLLTSQSDLKAALLAMNQLMCRKDRGSLLYPKGNLNIQVKKYDMDELIRYALEKRPDVIAARYNKIVAGNNQKLTVADRVPNFNFEVANNFYTRSTNATGPSPAYYALTYFFGITMPISNMYTGDLEAARHRISQSEVDLEAAKLKAEVDVKRAYLQYQLASEQLKIYNSSILTDAEKVYKGRLYSFQRGNASLFDVLNAQRMLNSVYFTYYQDLKNYAIKVVELQRAAGIWEIEL, from the coding sequence ATGAAAAAGAGCGCTTTTATCGGTTTCTCGTTATTTTTCCTCGGGACGTTTCCTTCCCCCTCTTTCGGGCAGGATCCTCTCGCCATCGGTTCCTCCAATCCGGAGATTCCTTTCGGGGATTATTTGAGCGATGTATTGAACAACAATTACGAGCTCGCATCCAGAAAATACGGGGTGAATATTTCCGAAGCGCAGATCGACGTCGCCAGAAAGTTTCCGAATCCGAACTTCGTGGTCGGGAACCAATCCGCGGACATTTCCAATAAGCATCTTCCCCAACAATGGTACGCGGGTTTCCAAGGTACCATAGAGCTCGGAGGAAAACGGTCCGCGAGGGTCAATTTGGCCACAAGCGTAGCGGACCAATCCCGGGCGTTGTTTGCGGACTTTCTGCTCCAGTTGCGTGCGGACGCCACGATCACTTACGCGAATTCCCTTTCCATCCTTTTGACCATACAAAGGAAAGAGGAGTCCCTTCGCAGCCTTCAGCAATTGGTGGATTCCACCGCCATCAAATTGAAATTCGGAGACGCTTCCGAAACGGACGTGACCCAGGCCGCGATCGAAGCGAACTTGATGAAGAACGATTTATTGACCTCCCAGTCGGACCTGAAGGCGGCTTTGTTGGCGATGAATCAATTGATGTGCAGAAAGGACAGGGGTTCTCTTCTCTATCCGAAAGGGAATTTGAATATTCAAGTTAAGAAATACGACATGGACGAATTGATCCGTTACGCTTTGGAAAAACGTCCGGATGTGATCGCAGCGAGATACAATAAGATCGTCGCAGGCAACAACCAAAAATTGACGGTCGCGGATCGGGTGCCGAACTTCAATTTCGAAGTTGCGAACAACTTTTATACGAGATCCACGAACGCTACGGGACCTTCTCCCGCCTACTACGCATTGACTTATTTTTTCGGAATCACGATGCCGATTTCGAACATGTATACTGGGGATTTGGAGGCGGCTAGGCATAGGATCAGCCAATCGGAAGTGGACCTCGAAGCCGCTAAGTTGAAGGCGGAAGTGGACGTCAAGCGGGCCTATCTCCAATACCAGCTCGCCAGCGAACAATTAAAAATTTATAATTCAAGCATATTAACCGACGCGGAAAAAGTGTATAAGGGAAGGTTGTACAGCTTTCAAAGAGGAAACGCCTCCTTATTCGACGTTCTAAACGCGCAGAGAATGCTGAACAGCGTATATTTCACGTATTACCAAGATCTAAAAAACTACGCCATCAAGGTGGTCGAACTCCAAAGAGCGGCGGGCATTTGGGAAATAGAACTATGA